In the Geobacter sp. FeAm09 genome, one interval contains:
- a CDS encoding sigma-54 dependent transcriptional regulator, producing MKGRILLVEDDETFRSFLQTVLEEAGHDVLMASDGLSGARLIKGQQFDLVVSDLKMPGKSGLELFRDAMRDADPPRFIFLTAFGTVEEAVGAMKDGAFDFLTKPLEDPDALVRVVDRALEGLQRSRDYLALKESEAGGLPPEELIFAGSAMQPIRKLVHNVAGTTANVLIYGESGTGKELVARTIHLLSPRGGGAFVPLNCAAIPENLLESELFGHEKGAFTGAVQARLGKFELAKGGTIFLDEIGEMPVALQAKLLRVLQERVFERVGGGKEIRADVRVIAATNRDLAEEVAEKRFREDLFYRLNVFPVNLPPLRERRDIIPLLTEYFIRRFCRLVGKKLKGIESEALRAMKAYTWPGNIRELQNVVERAVILAQDTVRAVNLPDALVGAGGPAAAGRDKLKMVERDLIVQALEQHGGNRRQAAEELGMSRRTLQYKLKEFGLLG from the coding sequence ATGAAAGGACGTATTCTGCTGGTTGAGGACGATGAAACCTTCAGGAGCTTTTTGCAGACCGTTCTGGAGGAAGCGGGACATGATGTGCTCATGGCCAGCGACGGACTGTCCGGAGCCCGCCTGATCAAAGGCCAGCAGTTCGATCTGGTTGTTTCGGATCTGAAAATGCCCGGCAAGAGCGGCCTCGAACTGTTTCGGGATGCCATGCGGGATGCCGATCCGCCACGATTTATCTTTCTGACCGCGTTCGGCACGGTGGAGGAGGCGGTCGGCGCCATGAAGGATGGGGCTTTCGATTTTCTCACCAAGCCGCTGGAAGATCCGGATGCCCTGGTGAGAGTTGTGGACAGGGCGCTTGAGGGCCTGCAACGCTCGCGGGATTACCTTGCGCTCAAGGAATCCGAAGCGGGCGGATTGCCGCCGGAAGAGCTCATCTTTGCCGGATCGGCCATGCAGCCGATCCGGAAACTGGTCCATAACGTGGCCGGTACCACGGCCAATGTGCTTATCTACGGCGAGAGCGGTACAGGCAAGGAACTGGTAGCCAGGACCATTCACCTGCTCAGTCCCCGGGGGGGCGGCGCTTTTGTCCCGCTCAACTGCGCGGCCATCCCGGAGAATCTTCTGGAGAGCGAGCTTTTCGGCCATGAAAAGGGGGCTTTCACGGGAGCTGTCCAGGCGCGGTTGGGCAAGTTCGAACTGGCCAAGGGGGGTACCATCTTTCTGGACGAAATCGGCGAAATGCCGGTGGCGCTTCAGGCCAAGCTGCTGCGGGTTCTTCAGGAACGGGTGTTCGAGCGGGTCGGGGGCGGCAAGGAGATCAGGGCCGACGTGCGGGTGATTGCGGCAACCAACCGCGACCTTGCCGAAGAGGTCGCGGAGAAGCGTTTCCGCGAGGACCTTTTCTACCGCCTCAACGTCTTTCCGGTCAATCTGCCGCCGCTCCGGGAACGGCGGGATATCATCCCGCTGTTGACGGAGTACTTTATCCGGCGTTTCTGCCGCCTGGTCGGAAAAAAGCTCAAGGGCATCGAGTCGGAGGCGCTCAGGGCCATGAAAGCATATACCTGGCCGGGCAATATCCGCGAGTTGCAGAACGTTGTGGAACGGGCCGTCATCCTGGCCCAGGACACGGTTCGGGCGGTCAATCTCCCCGACGCTCTCGTGGGGGCGGGCGGCCCGGCCGCTGCCGGCCGGGACAAGCTGAAAATGGTGGAGCGCGACCTGATCGTCCAGGCCCTGGAACAGCACGGGGGCAACCGTCGCCAGGCTGCCGAGGAACTGGGGATGTCGCGCCGAACCCTCCAATACAAACTGAAGGAGTTCGGCCTGCTCGGCTAA
- the lipA gene encoding lipoyl synthase, whose product MNMTRKPEWLQKRVNPREQAGMRALLGELRLNTVCQQALCPNISECFRGGQATFLILGRHCTRHCSFCNVDKSPPEPVDTGEPARVAEAVARLGLTHVVITSPTRDDLPDGGAALYAATVGAIRSVSPATRIEPLIPDFQGDRRSLAAVMTAGPDIIAHNVETVPRLYHIRSGADYGRSLDLLRTCRELAPETPVKSGIMLGMGETRDEVLRVLGDLRAAGCTYLSIGQYLAPSRNHYPVQEYIRPEIFDGLRELALDMGFSHVESGPYVRSSYHAGQYLADIPGACHKETT is encoded by the coding sequence GTGAATATGACGAGGAAACCCGAGTGGCTGCAAAAACGCGTCAATCCGCGAGAACAGGCCGGGATGCGGGCGCTCTTGGGGGAGTTGCGCCTGAACACGGTCTGCCAGCAGGCGCTCTGCCCCAATATCTCGGAATGTTTTCGCGGCGGCCAGGCCACGTTCCTGATCCTGGGGCGGCACTGTACCCGGCACTGTTCCTTCTGCAACGTGGACAAATCGCCGCCTGAACCGGTGGATACCGGGGAGCCGGCCAGGGTGGCCGAGGCGGTTGCCCGGCTGGGGTTGACCCATGTGGTGATCACCAGTCCGACCCGCGACGACCTGCCGGACGGCGGAGCCGCCCTGTACGCCGCCACGGTGGGCGCCATTCGCTCCGTCTCGCCCGCAACGCGCATCGAGCCGTTGATCCCGGATTTTCAGGGGGACCGCCGGAGCCTTGCAGCCGTCATGACCGCAGGCCCGGATATTATCGCCCACAACGTGGAGACGGTGCCGCGGTTGTATCATATCCGCAGCGGCGCCGATTACGGCCGTTCCCTGGACCTGCTCCGCACCTGCCGCGAACTGGCGCCGGAAACCCCGGTCAAGTCGGGAATCATGCTGGGGATGGGAGAGACCCGGGACGAGGTGCTGCGGGTGTTGGGCGACCTGCGCGCTGCGGGGTGCACCTATCTCAGCATCGGCCAGTACCTGGCCCCCAGCCGTAACCATTACCCGGTGCAGGAGTACATCCGGCCCGAGATCTTCGACGGATTGCGGGAACTGGCCCTCGATATGGGATTCAGCCATGTGGAGAGCGGCCCCTATGTGCGCAGTTCCTATCATGCAGGACAGTATCTGGCGGATATCCCCGGCGCATGCCACAAGGAGACAACATAG
- a CDS encoding DNA-binding protein, producing the protein MFKVRFFSVVTLAIVLNGLLTGPAFAGFGFGSDAAGKSGLDFARGYDVNTVTTVTGRVVSSPQAGEKEHIFVDVKAGGEIISLNLGPKSFWEKKEIPLHPNDDITAKGSKAQGKDGKTYLMVQKLTNKTTGSQTALRNDQGRAAWSGWNSGGMMQGGGMMRGGGGMMRR; encoded by the coding sequence ATGTTCAAAGTTCGTTTTTTCTCCGTCGTGACGTTGGCAATCGTTTTGAATGGCCTGTTGACCGGTCCGGCGTTTGCCGGCTTCGGCTTCGGCAGCGATGCCGCGGGGAAGAGCGGCCTGGACTTCGCCAGGGGGTACGATGTGAATACGGTGACGACCGTAACGGGTCGTGTGGTTTCCTCTCCCCAGGCCGGTGAAAAAGAGCACATTTTTGTGGACGTCAAGGCCGGGGGGGAGATCATCAGCCTCAACCTCGGACCCAAGTCTTTCTGGGAGAAGAAGGAAATTCCGCTCCACCCCAACGACGACATCACCGCCAAGGGGTCCAAGGCCCAGGGTAAGGACGGGAAAACCTATCTGATGGTGCAGAAGCTCACCAACAAGACCACCGGTTCCCAAACGGCATTGCGGAACGATCAGGGGAGGGCCGCCTGGTCCGGGTGGAATTCGGGCGGCATGATGCAGGGGGGCGGCATGATGCGCGGCGGTGGCGGGATGATGAGACGCTGA
- a CDS encoding rod shape-determining protein produces the protein MAKQWGLSNWRPDIAIDLGTATTRVAGRGHGVITRTSVAGNTPALSAGVVVDGDAVVALLEPLIAKMRIFGVIRPRAVACAPTDASAGERNAVVEGISRGGASAVVVVPEPLAAAVGAGVDIVSPYARMVIDLGEGVTDCAVIASGKVVDTAALRGGCGAFRSALRETVLRMRNMRITTRQAELLLRAALRGPATVSVQAPGTGEGDCPAQPPISLAEAREACEPAMAAILGLITGFLRDLPHSMGCEIIENGITLTGGGALLAGMRERIQAATGIAVMPVPNPLEAVVRGAYAMLPIVAMLNMWKR, from the coding sequence ATGGCCAAGCAGTGGGGACTCTCCAATTGGCGGCCGGACATAGCCATCGACCTGGGTACGGCGACGACCCGGGTTGCCGGCAGGGGGCATGGGGTCATAACCCGCACCTCCGTGGCTGGAAACACCCCGGCGTTGTCGGCCGGCGTCGTGGTGGACGGTGACGCCGTGGTGGCGCTTCTTGAACCGCTCATTGCCAAAATGAGGATCTTCGGCGTGATCCGGCCGCGCGCCGTGGCGTGCGCGCCGACCGACGCGAGCGCCGGGGAACGCAACGCTGTTGTCGAGGGGATTTCCCGGGGCGGCGCATCGGCTGTCGTCGTTGTCCCGGAACCCCTCGCCGCAGCCGTCGGGGCGGGGGTTGATATCGTGTCTCCCTATGCACGGATGGTCATCGATCTGGGGGAAGGGGTTACGGACTGCGCCGTCATCGCCTCCGGCAAGGTCGTGGATACGGCGGCCCTGCGCGGCGGGTGCGGCGCGTTCCGGAGCGCGCTGCGGGAGACGGTGTTGAGGATGCGGAACATGCGGATCACCACCCGTCAGGCGGAGCTGCTGCTGCGCGCGGCGCTCCGCGGTCCCGCGACGGTTTCCGTGCAGGCACCCGGGACAGGGGAGGGGGATTGTCCCGCACAACCGCCGATCAGTCTTGCTGAAGCGCGGGAGGCATGCGAGCCGGCGATGGCGGCGATCCTCGGCCTGATAACGGGATTTCTTCGGGATCTACCGCACTCCATGGGCTGCGAGATCATCGAAAACGGCATCACTCTGACGGGAGGCGGCGCCCTTTTGGCAGGCATGCGGGAAAGGATCCAGGCGGCAACCGGGATTGCGGTCATGCCGGTCCCCAATCCGCTTGAAGCGGTGGTGCGGGGGGCGTACGCCATGCTGCCTATCGTGGCGATGCTCAATATGTGGAAGCGTTGA
- the gcvPB gene encoding aminomethyl-transferring glycine dehydrogenase subunit GcvPB, with the protein MELIYEKSVPGRRGVKLPAPDVPAAPPLPEGLLRTEPAGLAEVSELDLVRHFTNLSRLNFSVDTNFYPLGSCTMKYNAKVLENAAALFAPLHPMTALLPGGGEFCQGSLGLLYDLGQMLADITGMDEVTTQPLAGAHGEMTGILLISAYHRAKGNKKKYVVVPDSSHGTNPASAAIAGYEIITVPTAPYGDMDMDLFRQAMNDEVAAVMLTCPNTLGLFNPHIREISDIAHSHDALMYYDGANLNAIMGKVKPGDVGFDVVHVNLHKTFGTPHGGGGPGAGPVGVKKALIPFLPQPRIDMDEEGTFVLQTSRPGSIGRAANFYGNFGIMVRAYAYIIMLGREGLTRVSEQAVLNANYIKERLKPYYDLPYDQTCMHECVFSASRQLAHGVHAIDIAKFLIDRGYHPPTVYFPLIVKEAIMIEPTETESKAALDAFIDVMIQAAETAASDPRALLDAPLTTPVSRLDETKAAREQHVCCLGG; encoded by the coding sequence ATGGAACTTATCTATGAAAAATCCGTTCCCGGCCGCAGGGGCGTAAAGCTGCCGGCCCCGGACGTGCCTGCCGCTCCCCCACTGCCGGAGGGGTTGCTGCGCACGGAACCGGCCGGCTTGGCCGAGGTGTCCGAACTGGACCTGGTGCGGCACTTTACCAACCTGTCCCGGCTGAACTTCTCGGTGGACACCAACTTCTACCCGCTGGGCTCCTGCACCATGAAGTACAACGCCAAGGTGCTGGAGAACGCCGCGGCCCTGTTTGCCCCCCTCCACCCCATGACGGCGCTTCTGCCGGGGGGCGGGGAGTTCTGCCAGGGGAGCCTGGGGCTGCTCTACGACCTGGGGCAGATGCTGGCCGACATCACCGGCATGGACGAGGTCACCACCCAGCCCCTGGCGGGCGCCCACGGCGAGATGACCGGCATCCTGCTAATCTCCGCCTACCACCGCGCCAAGGGGAACAAAAAGAAATACGTGGTGGTGCCCGACTCGTCCCACGGCACCAATCCGGCCTCGGCCGCCATCGCCGGCTACGAGATCATCACCGTGCCGACGGCGCCCTACGGCGACATGGACATGGACCTGTTCCGGCAGGCCATGAACGACGAGGTGGCGGCGGTGATGCTGACCTGCCCCAACACCCTGGGGCTGTTCAACCCGCACATCAGGGAGATCAGCGACATCGCCCACTCCCATGACGCCCTGATGTACTACGACGGCGCCAATCTGAACGCCATCATGGGCAAGGTCAAGCCGGGGGACGTGGGCTTCGACGTGGTGCACGTCAACCTGCACAAGACCTTCGGCACCCCCCACGGCGGCGGCGGTCCCGGTGCGGGTCCGGTGGGGGTCAAGAAGGCCCTGATTCCGTTTCTCCCCCAGCCGCGCATCGACATGGACGAGGAGGGGACCTTCGTCCTCCAGACCTCCCGTCCCGGCTCCATCGGCCGCGCGGCCAACTTCTACGGCAACTTCGGCATCATGGTCAGGGCCTATGCCTACATCATCATGCTGGGGCGCGAGGGGTTGACCCGGGTGTCGGAGCAGGCGGTACTCAACGCCAACTACATCAAGGAGCGCCTGAAGCCCTACTACGATCTCCCCTACGATCAGACCTGCATGCACGAGTGCGTCTTTTCGGCCTCCCGGCAACTGGCCCACGGCGTACACGCCATCGACATCGCCAAGTTCCTGATCGACCGGGGGTATCATCCCCCCACGGTCTACTTCCCGCTCATCGTCAAGGAGGCGATCATGATCGAGCCGACCGAGACCGAGAGCAAAGCGGCCCTGGACGCCTTCATCGACGTGATGATCCAGGCCGCCGAAACCGCCGCGAGCGATCCCCGGGCGCTTTTGGACGCGCCGCTGACCACGCCGGTCTCCCGGCTGGACGAGACCAAGGCGGCCCGGGAGCAGCATGTCTGCTGCCTCGGCGGATAG
- a CDS encoding nitrogen regulation protein NR(II) produces MLKLVRLACGAGITLFILWFAMSNYRDARPIAEDNLFGLAHSLHAAIENSVLHDPSLHSLATFHAQDLAYFALVDKNGVYRFHSNQELIGTRLQNSGTLRQLFAETMVGTRVKLATGETAYELYGHIHTPRETMGLRLVLHTYRADGVIRHARLTMIVLFALVAVGWFLTFVIYRYSRREEVHRQEMAQRENLAKMGEMGAMLAHEIRNPLAGIKGFAQLIEKRPDDPRTKESAQRIVGEARRLESLVTDLLAFARSDGDEAGPCAVARLMGHSVDLIRPEAEQARVALVIDCPSDLMVTGKRDRLGQVLLNIVKNGVQAMPDGGELRLTARQAGSQAIITINDTGHGISPENSARIFTPFFTTKARGTGLGLALCKKIVEEHHGSITVESSASGTTVTVTLPGAWTGEKP; encoded by the coding sequence ATGCTCAAACTGGTCCGATTGGCATGCGGGGCGGGGATTACCCTGTTCATCCTCTGGTTCGCCATGAGCAATTACCGCGATGCGCGTCCCATCGCCGAGGATAACCTTTTCGGGCTGGCCCATTCCCTCCATGCCGCCATTGAAAACAGCGTGCTCCACGACCCCTCCCTTCACTCCCTGGCGACGTTTCATGCCCAGGACCTGGCCTATTTCGCCCTCGTCGACAAGAACGGCGTTTACCGATTCCACTCCAACCAGGAATTGATCGGCACCCGGCTGCAGAACAGCGGCACGTTGCGGCAGTTGTTTGCCGAAACCATGGTGGGTACCCGCGTGAAGCTGGCGACGGGTGAAACCGCGTACGAGTTGTATGGCCATATCCACACGCCCCGTGAGACCATGGGGCTGCGCCTGGTGCTCCACACCTACCGGGCCGACGGGGTCATCAGGCATGCGCGGCTGACCATGATCGTACTGTTTGCCCTCGTGGCGGTCGGGTGGTTCCTGACGTTTGTCATCTATCGCTATTCCCGGCGGGAAGAGGTGCACCGGCAGGAGATGGCGCAGCGTGAAAACCTGGCCAAAATGGGGGAGATGGGTGCCATGCTGGCCCATGAGATCAGAAATCCCCTTGCAGGGATCAAGGGGTTTGCCCAGCTCATTGAAAAGCGGCCCGACGACCCCCGGACAAAGGAATCCGCCCAGCGGATTGTGGGTGAGGCCCGGCGCCTGGAATCCCTGGTGACGGACCTGCTCGCCTTTGCCAGAAGCGATGGGGATGAGGCGGGGCCTTGTGCCGTTGCCCGGCTTATGGGGCATAGCGTCGATCTGATACGGCCTGAGGCCGAGCAGGCCCGGGTCGCCCTGGTCATCGACTGTCCCTCCGACCTGATGGTCACCGGCAAGCGGGACAGGCTCGGCCAGGTGCTGCTCAATATCGTCAAAAACGGCGTGCAGGCGATGCCTGACGGGGGGGAGCTTCGCCTGACGGCACGCCAGGCCGGTTCACAGGCGATCATCACCATCAACGATACCGGACACGGCATCAGCCCGGAAAACAGTGCCAGGATCTTCACCCCTTTCTTCACCACCAAGGCGAGGGGCACCGGGCTGGGGTTGGCGCTCTGCAAGAAGATCGTCGAAGAACACCACGGTTCGATAACGGTTGAAAGCTCTGCCTCCGGGACAACGGTAACCGTAACGCTGCCGGGGGCATGGACAGGGGAGAAGCCATGA
- the secF gene encoding protein translocase subunit SecF yields the protein MQLIKKTAIDFIGKRHITFIVSGIIAIVGMIGIVQIARNAANMGIDFSGGTSVQLNFTQPVSLEKARDLLARNNLHEANLQEIQEGNKLLIKVGKASLMAGNNADTIKEIFKKGFPGNDFVVESSTEIGPSIGDKLKKDTLVAVGVSMLGIVMYIAWRFDFKFGFGAVVSTLHDVLAMIALFYVLDKEINLLFITAVLTIAGYSLTDTVVVFDRIRENLNRNLSGSMESIFNASINEVLSRTVITSLTTFLAALSLFLFGGEVIHDFALALVSGVVIATYSSIFIASPIVLELERRSGRATSQGAAPATP from the coding sequence GTGCAACTTATCAAAAAAACCGCCATCGACTTTATCGGCAAGAGGCATATCACGTTCATCGTATCGGGTATCATCGCCATTGTGGGTATGATCGGCATTGTCCAGATCGCCAGAAACGCCGCCAACATGGGCATCGACTTTTCCGGGGGTACATCGGTGCAGCTCAATTTCACCCAGCCGGTTTCCCTGGAGAAGGCCCGCGACCTCCTCGCCCGGAACAATCTCCACGAGGCCAACCTGCAGGAGATACAGGAGGGGAACAAACTCCTGATCAAGGTCGGTAAAGCCAGCCTGATGGCAGGAAACAATGCCGACACCATCAAGGAAATCTTCAAGAAGGGGTTCCCGGGGAACGATTTCGTGGTGGAAAGCTCCACGGAGATCGGCCCTTCCATCGGCGACAAACTCAAGAAGGATACCCTGGTCGCCGTGGGAGTGTCCATGCTCGGCATCGTCATGTACATAGCCTGGCGCTTTGATTTCAAGTTCGGCTTCGGCGCCGTGGTCTCCACGCTTCACGACGTGCTGGCCATGATCGCCCTGTTTTACGTCCTGGACAAGGAGATCAACCTGCTGTTCATCACCGCGGTCCTGACGATTGCGGGGTACTCCCTGACCGACACGGTGGTGGTGTTCGACCGGATCAGGGAAAATCTCAACAGGAACCTGTCCGGGTCCATGGAGAGCATCTTCAATGCCAGCATCAACGAAGTCCTGTCCCGGACGGTCATCACCTCATTGACCACGTTTCTGGCGGCGCTGTCGCTGTTTCTCTTCGGTGGCGAGGTCATCCACGATTTCGCCCTGGCTCTGGTTTCGGGCGTCGTCATCGCAACCTACTCGTCCATCTTCATCGCCAGCCCCATAGTGCTGGAACTGGAACGCAGGTCGGGAAGGGCCACGTCTCAGGGGGCTGCGCCCGCGACACCGTAA
- a CDS encoding transporter, with translation MTILAILPAWAYADEPAAYSVGLGFEFASGKYGTGVRTDSVYMPFTATVYPTERLDFSLEIPFVYQSSSAVVAGEYMGMQGQSMGTQSVAAAMNGMGSSGSMTSASAGSVNDSHSGLGDMKLKAGYVLYTEETYVPAIRPNFYVKIPTADKNKFLGTGAFDEGFAVELTKWFGSWFADGEAGYVIQGKSSVLAARNYLSYYAGAGYQFTEWLRSMVLLKGTSPTVNGASSQLEARLRVKYLFAHHTGIDGYLGKGITTASPDYGMGLAVFYEF, from the coding sequence ATGACAATCCTTGCCATTCTTCCGGCATGGGCGTATGCCGACGAGCCTGCTGCATATTCCGTCGGCCTTGGCTTTGAGTTCGCCTCGGGGAAATACGGAACCGGAGTCAGGACGGACTCCGTATATATGCCGTTCACGGCGACGGTCTACCCGACCGAGCGGCTTGACTTCTCGCTGGAAATCCCCTTTGTCTACCAGAGCAGCAGCGCGGTGGTGGCTGGGGAATACATGGGAATGCAGGGGCAATCCATGGGTACGCAGTCGGTTGCGGCGGCAATGAATGGCATGGGCTCCTCCGGTTCCATGACTTCCGCATCGGCGGGGAGCGTCAATGATTCCCATTCCGGGCTCGGCGACATGAAACTCAAGGCCGGGTATGTCCTGTACACCGAGGAAACGTACGTGCCGGCCATCCGTCCCAATTTCTATGTGAAAATCCCCACCGCCGACAAGAACAAATTCCTCGGGACCGGGGCGTTTGATGAAGGTTTTGCCGTAGAATTGACCAAGTGGTTCGGCAGCTGGTTTGCGGACGGTGAGGCGGGGTACGTCATTCAGGGGAAATCGTCGGTCCTTGCGGCCAGAAATTATCTTAGCTACTACGCCGGAGCCGGTTATCAGTTCACCGAATGGCTGCGTTCCATGGTGCTGCTCAAAGGGACCTCTCCTACCGTCAACGGAGCATCGTCCCAGTTGGAAGCGCGGCTCAGGGTCAAATACCTGTTTGCGCACCACACCGGTATCGATGGCTATCTGGGCAAGGGGATCACGACCGCCAGCCCCGATTACGGCATGGGACTCGCCGTCTTTTACGAATTCTAA
- a CDS encoding PilZ domain-containing protein, with product MQPQILLAVADEERRLIYEAFIKNERVICHTVSSLRDVANQAARQPYNAIFLDMPLIVKASRYEKSLVEDALHALPNVRLNITAKTRKIRMLVSWDAREAGVATPEEQLKYCCELAPKVAPICSRVPLNLNAVLSCSPDMTNTERTVCIDFSPGGCFLFCVNDEIALQTTVWIRLVALSDQTPIVSTVCWKREWGMTSEIPGVGVRFDVMTPQQQAEILSLCRGKQKK from the coding sequence GTGCAGCCCCAAATACTTCTGGCCGTCGCCGACGAAGAACGGCGCCTCATCTATGAAGCGTTCATCAAGAATGAACGGGTGATCTGCCATACGGTATCGTCCCTGCGCGATGTGGCGAACCAGGCCGCCCGGCAGCCCTATAACGCCATATTTCTCGACATGCCGCTGATCGTCAAGGCCTCCCGGTACGAAAAGAGCCTGGTGGAGGATGCCCTGCACGCCCTGCCCAACGTCCGCCTCAACATTACCGCCAAAACCCGTAAAATCCGCATGCTGGTTTCCTGGGACGCCCGGGAGGCCGGTGTGGCCACCCCCGAGGAGCAGCTTAAGTACTGTTGCGAACTGGCCCCGAAGGTGGCCCCCATCTGCAGCAGGGTACCCCTCAACCTGAACGCCGTGCTGTCATGCTCCCCGGATATGACGAACACCGAGCGGACGGTCTGCATCGACTTTTCCCCGGGCGGCTGCTTCCTGTTCTGCGTCAACGACGAGATCGCCCTGCAGACCACCGTGTGGATCCGGCTCGTTGCCCTGAGCGATCAAACGCCCATCGTATCCACCGTCTGCTGGAAACGGGAATGGGGAATGACCAGCGAGATCCCTGGTGTCGGCGTTCGTTTCGATGTGATGACGCCGCAGCAGCAGGCGGAGATCCTCTCGCTCTGCCGGGGCAAGCAGAAGAAATAG
- a CDS encoding lipoate--protein ligase family protein has product MADTAPTWRLIEDEPSTGAENMAMDEALVRSFDPARSRPVLRLYGWQPPALSLGRFQKAAEVLDLERCRSAGVPIVRRITGGGTIYHTDEVTYALVCSPEQIPPASSIKDSFRVLTGFLVSLYRDLGLDASYALDAVSPETRLGERTPFCFAGKESFDILVKGKKIGGNAQRRQKGIIFQHGSLPLVNRAATGLSFMRERDPALAAGAVSLEQCGIPVDYALVRHKLIAAFRRSLTVELSPQPPTGQERSLARDLLERRYATDRWNLEGMDA; this is encoded by the coding sequence ATGGCTGACACAGCGCCGACCTGGCGCCTCATCGAAGACGAACCGAGCACCGGCGCGGAGAACATGGCCATGGACGAGGCGCTCGTGCGCTCCTTCGACCCGGCCCGGTCCCGGCCGGTGCTGCGCCTGTACGGCTGGCAACCGCCGGCCCTCTCCCTGGGGCGCTTCCAGAAAGCCGCCGAGGTGCTGGACCTGGAGCGCTGCCGGTCCGCTGGGGTGCCCATCGTGCGCCGTATCACCGGCGGCGGGACGATCTACCACACCGACGAGGTGACCTATGCCCTGGTCTGTTCGCCGGAGCAGATCCCCCCAGCCTCGTCCATCAAGGATTCCTTTCGCGTGTTGACCGGGTTCCTCGTCTCCCTCTACCGGGATTTGGGGCTTGACGCCTCCTACGCCCTGGACGCTGTCTCCCCGGAAACGCGCCTGGGGGAGCGGACCCCTTTCTGTTTTGCGGGCAAGGAGAGTTTCGACATCCTGGTGAAGGGGAAAAAGATCGGCGGCAATGCCCAGCGCCGGCAGAAGGGGATCATCTTTCAGCACGGCTCCCTGCCACTGGTGAACCGGGCCGCTACGGGGCTGTCGTTCATGAGGGAGCGGGACCCCGCTCTGGCGGCTGGCGCCGTCAGCCTGGAACAGTGCGGCATCCCGGTTGATTACGCCCTGGTCCGGCACAAGCTGATTGCGGCATTTCGAAGAAGCCTCACCGTGGAACTGTCGCCCCAACCGCCCACGGGACAGGAACGCTCCCTGGCCCGCGACCTGCTGGAACGGCGCTATGCCACGGACCGCTGGAACCTTGAAGGGATGGATGCGTGA